The Photobacterium sp. TY1-4 DNA window TGTTGCTGGAGTCCTTGCCGCAGGAAGATCGTCTGGAGACCTGGAAACAGATTTCCGATGCGATCAAGGCGACAGTGCTGGTGGAAATGCGCCTTGATGCCAGCAAGACGATCATTGATTCGCTGGACGAGCCGAGCCTGTTGGCGCTCTTTACCGGCATTGATGCCGATACCTTGCTGGAGCTGCAGGACAATCTGCCGGATCACCTGCTGGAAGAAGTGATCCAACGGATGGATGAGGAGCAGCAGCAACGCTTCTCCACCGCCCAGCAATTCTCGGATGACGAAGTCGGTCACTGGTGTGATCACCAACCGCTGGTAGTGCCGGCGAAAACCAAAATTAAAGTCGTGCAGCGGCTGGTCCGGCGCATGATGCCGGCGCATAGTAATGCGATTTTTCTGGTGGATCAGCGCGGGAACTGGGAAGGCGCGGTGCGGTTCAACAAATTGATTGGCGCTGATCCCCTGTTGCGGGTCTCGGAGCTGGCGGAGCCTGAGTTTCCGACCCTGAATGCCAAAGAGGACGTGTATATCGCGGCAAATAAGGTGGCCAGTAGTGCGGAGTCGGCCTTGCCGGTGATTAGTGACGGGGGGATGCTGATTGGTCGCCTGGATATCGGCAGCGCCTATGAGTTGCAGGCCGAGCGAGCCGAGTCGCAAATCATGGCCACTGCGGGTCTGGATGAAGATGAAGATCTGTTCTCCAGCGTGCGTAAAAGTGCCAAGAATCGGGCCATCTGGCTGGGGATCAACCTGTTAACGGCCTTCCTGGCTTCCTGGTTTATCGGTCTGTTTGAAGCCACGCTGCAACAGGTGGTGGCGTTGGCGGTGTTGATGCCGATTGTTGCCTCCATGGGTGGGATTGCCGGCAGCCAGACCCTGACGCTGATTGTGCGCGGTCTGGCCCTCGGGCAGATCTCCCGGGCCAACCTCAAGCCGCTGCTGAGCAAAGAGATGAAGGTCGGCGCCCTGAACGGGGTACTGTGGGCGATTATCATTGGTCTGGTGGCCGGGTTCTGGTTTGACAGCCTGATGCTCGGCGGGGTAATTGGCATGGCAATTATTGCCAATATTATCTCTGCTGCGCTGGCCGGGGTATTCGTGCCAGTGCTGCTGGACAAGCTGAAAATTGACCCGGCGCTGTCCGGCTCGGTGATCCTGACCACGGTGACCGATATTATCGGCTTTGTGGCCTTTCTTGGCTTGGGAACCTTGCTGCTGCTCTAGGGGAGAGCCAAAACAAGCCGACAAACATTCGTTCCAAGAGGTGGTCTGAGGCCACCTCTTGTCGTTTTACTACCCTTCCTGTTTTCTTTAAAGCATCTCGATGCTGATCTCATCGAAGCGATAGACCTTGCCGCCAAACTCGTCCCTAAAGCGGTTGGCATCGGCTTCCCGGCTGAAGCTGGCCAGGGTTTTGCCCATCGCGCCTTTTTTCTCCGAGCCGATGACATACCAGGCCTCGCGGGCATCAATGAAATATTCGTCTTCCGGTTTTTGCCACGGCGTTTTGCTCATGTCATGGACATAGATCTCTTTCACCTGGCGTTGGTTTTCCGGCTGCAGAATAAAGCTGAACAAGTCTCGGGTGGAGCAGAATTTACTGACGGACTCGGTCGATTTGCTATAGCTTTCGCCTTTGGGGCCGGGGAAGCGGCTGATAATCATCCCGCACAGGTGACATTCATCTGCCTGTTCAATCGCTGCGGCCTGACGCACCTTGGCCTGTTGTTCGGTGTTCTGATCACTGCAAGCGACGCCCAGGCTCAGGAGGAGCGCTATGGCGAGGGATTGGAGAGAAAACAGAGATTGGAGAGAAAAAAAAGTACGCATAAGTCATCCTTAGTCGTTGGCCAAACCAAGCCGGTCAGCATTTAGAGTTTTTTGTGATGAAAGATCAGCGCAGCCAACGCCAGCGGTGCCAGGACCCAGCCGAGCATGATGAGAAAGAGCTGGGCCAGAGACTGGCTTTGCTCGAGGGCGACGGCCACTACCCCGTTGACATCCCCGGTATCGAGCGCGGCTAAATTGATCAGCCGGAACAGGTCGGCCGGGTTGAACCACATCAGTTGCACCAGGAACGACTGGCTGAGGCCTTCTTCGACGCCGATCAGCAGAGCCAGTAGCGCCAGGTCAAACACCAGCACAAAGAAGAACCACAGCAGCAGGGCGATCCCCGCCGCTTTCGATTTTTCAGACACCGACAGGCTGATCACATAGGCGATAGCGATGAAACACAGCCCCAGCAAGATGGCCGACAGAATAAACAGGCCAAAGGCCGGTAACACCTCGCTTGCGCCCGTTTGCCATGCCATTAGCATGGCTGCGCTGCCAAACCCCAGGCTGGTCGCCAGTCCGATAATAGTGCCCTGGCCGAAGAACTTGCCGAGCAGGAGCTGGCGGTGGCTGAGCGGATAAGTCATTAGCAACAGCAAGGTTCCGGATTCCTGCTCGCCGACGAAGCTGTCGTAACTCAGTAGCAGCGCGATGAGCGGGATCAGAAACACCGCCAGGCTGGACAGGCTGGCGATTGTTGTCGAGAGCGAGGCGACGCCCAGTTGGCCGGAAGCGGCTGAGCCATAGTAGCTGAGGCCGATGGCCAGTACCGCGAAAATGAATGTGATGGACAGTAGCCAGCGATTGCGTAGGCCATCCTGAAACTCTTTCAGGGCAACAGCGAATAAAGCATTCATGATGAAGCAACCTCCGGTGGGGTAAGCGGGCGTCCGGCAGCGTCTGGCTGCAGGGCTGAGGGAGCGACAGCCCCCTGACACTGTGCGTTGTCTGTGTTGAGGTAATACTGGTAGAGTTGCTCCAGGTTGGCCGGCTCGATGCTGATATCCGGCAGCAGAGGATCGTCCAGCAGCCGGCGGATCACGGCGAGTTTTTGCTTTTCAGGAACCTGTAGCTGCTCCGGTCCGGTTTGCCACTGGCTTAGCTCGGGGTGGCTGCTGAGAAGGGGCGCCAGCTCAGGGATACGAATCGTGGCCGGGAGGTTGGCTTTCTCCCGCAACTGGACCAGGGTGCCGATGGCTTTTTGGCGCCCCCCGGCCAGGATCATGGCCCGATCAATATGCTGCTCGACGCCTGGGAGGACATGGGAGCAGAGGATGACGCTGGTGCCGTTGGATTTTAGCTGGTCGACACGCTGGTAGAAGTCCTGGGTGGCGATAGGATCCAGCCCGACCGTGGGCTCATCCAGCAGGAGAAGCTTCGGGTTGCCGAGAAAGGCCTGTGCCAGCCCGAGGCGCTGGCGCATCCCTTTGGAGTAATGTTTTACCTTCCGGTTTAAAGCATGGGTCAGGCCGACCTGCGCCAGCAGTGCCGGTACTTCCTGCTGGCTGACTTGTTTCAGCCGGGCAAAGTAGGTGAGAATTTCCAGGCCGGTTAAATGGTCGTAGAAGCTGACGTTTTCAGGTAGGTAGCCAATTTGCCTGCGGCTTTGCCAGGCCTGTTTGGACTGGGGGTCCACGCCGAAAATACGAACTTCTCCGCTGCTGGCTGGGATCACCCCCAGAATGATTTTCATCATGGTGGTTTTGCCCGCTCCGTTATGGCCAAACAGGCCAAGTACTTCTCCGGGGTTCAGCGCCAGGTTGATTGCCTGCAGTGCGTCCAACTGCTGATACTGTTTGCCGGTCTCGCTGAGTGAAATAATAGGTTTCGTTGCTGTCATTGGATTCCCCCGACGTATGCTGATTGGCCGGATGTTGAGGATGTTCGGGCTGCCGATGTGGCCGACTCTTCTGCTGAACCTGTCATGGGCAGCATCAACGGAAAGCTGTCTTTGACCCCGGCAGGCTTGAGCACCGGGAACTGTTTCTGGACCCAGCGCAGCATCAGGATGGCCGGGCTGTCCAGCAGCACCTTGGCTTCAGGATATTGCCAGACGAGCTTGTCGATGCCGTCATTGGGCTCAAAAGGCGTATCGCCGCGGCCATCGTTATTGAGATCCCAGCCGAGATAGTTGCTCCAGAAGTTCCCGGTGCCATTTTGGCTCCACTCCTGCTTCCGGTTCGAGACATATTTCACCTGAACCGGGTTGTTGAGAAAGGTGTTGCCAAAGACCTTGACGTTCTCTGAGCCGGCCGTCAGGTGAATACCGATTTCAGTGGTGTCAATGGTGTTGAAACTCAGGGTGTTGTAGCCCGAGTTGTAGACGAACAGCCCTTTGCCGTCGCGGCCGTTGACCTTGTGCTCCGGCTTGGTCCAGACATTGCTGATGCGGTTGTGGCTGATCTCTGAGTAGGTGATGAAGTTCATCAGAAAGCCGTAATCTTCGCTGTCGCGGGTTTCGTTGCCAATCACGGTCAGCTTGCGGGAGCTCATCAGTGCGTAACCGGCCCGGGTACGAAAGGCCAGATTGTCCTGAACCCGGTTGCTGTGGGAATACATATAGTGAATGCCGTAGCGAAGATCGTGCATGGTATTATTTTTTAATACACTTTGCTGGCTGGCGATAATATAGAGGCCGTCGCGGGTGTGGCTGACGATGTTGTTACTGACGTCGGCATGTTGAACCCGGGACAGCTGGATGCCGTTGCCGCGGTCGGGAGAGCGCAGTTTCGGGTTCCCGATAACTTCATTGCCTTCGACTTTGATGTGTTGGCCGCCCTGGATCCAGATGCCAAAACCGTCCCCTTTCAGGCGGTTGTTGCGGATCACCAGGTGGCTGGCATGCTTGTCGGCATAGATGCCGGCATTTTGTGCGGTCAGATCGCGCCCCCAGTTGTGAATATCCAGGCCTTCAATCCGGATCCGTTCGTTCTGTAACAACAAGGCATGTCCTTTACCGCCGGCATTGATCCTGGCCCCTGGGGTGCCCTGCAGTTTGACGGCGCGGCGTATGACAAAGTTGCCGGTGTATTCTCCGGCAGCCAGGGTGATCACGTCGCCGTCGGCAGCGGTGTCCAGCACCTGCTGCAGGTTATCTTCCACTGAAACCCGAATGGTCTCAGCCAGTGCCACCGGCTGCAGACACAGCAATATCAGCAGTGAAATTATGGATTTGATCATCGCTGTCTCTCTTCCGCGATTTCTGTACAGGAGATTGCGTTCATGATGTCGATGAAGCGCCATCACCGAGTGATGGCGCTTTGGCATCGGGCTTATGCTTCGACCAGCATCCGGCCGCGCATCTCCATATGGAGGGCGTGGCAGAACCAGTTACAGTAGTACCACTGGACGCCCGGCTTGCTGGCAATGAAGGTGACTGACGCGGTCGCTTGCGGCCCAATCTCCATCTGTACGCCGTGGTTGGTCATACAGAAGCCGTGGGTGACGTCTTCGACCATATCCAGGTTGGTGACCACCATAGTCACTTCATCCCCGAGCTTGACCTTGAACTCGGTCAGGCCGAAGTTCGGAGCGACCGAGGTCATATAGACCCGCACCTTGTTGCCGTCGCGGATCACCTTGTTCTGGGTCATCACATCAACGCCGTCTTTTTCCGCCATCGCCAGTGTTTCAGCGAACATCGGATCATCCCGGGTCCACAGTTTTTTCGGTTTGACGACACTGCGGTGAACGATCATGCAGTCGTGGGGCTCGGCGAAGGTCGGGCCGTCATGGACCAGCTTCATGTCATCGCCGGAAATGTCGATCAGCTGATCGTTTTCCGGGCGCAGCGGGCCAACTGGCAGGAAGCGGTCTTTGGAGAACTTACACAGCGAGATCAGCCATTTGCCGTCAGCATCCCGGGTTTCCCCCTGTGAGGTGTGGTTATGGCCGGGTTGGTAATGGACATCCAGCTTCTGACGCAGGTAATTGACCTTCTCACCATTGTAAGCCTTGATCGCATCTTCAACGTTCCATTTGGCGATCTGGCTGTCGAGGAACAGGGTGGTGTAGGCATTGCCGCGGTTGTCAAAGGCGGTGTGTAGGGGCCCCAAGCCAAGCTCTGGCTCGGCAACAATCGCATCCCGTGGCTGGATCTTGTCGTCAAACAGGTCATCGAGCTTGTCGATGCCGATCACGGACACGGTTGGTGACAGTTTGCCGTTGGCAACAAAGTATTTACCGCTGGGAGAGGTGTTCAGGCCATGCGGTGACTTGGGTACAGGAACATAACGGGTGAGCTCTGAGCCTTTGCGGCCGTCCAGCACCGGGATATCGTTGCCGTTGTAGGTTTTATATTTGCCCGCTTTCAGAGCCGCTTCACAACGCGGCAGGTTGAATATCACCACATGATCCCGCTCAGCGGTGATCATCTCACCCAAGTTCATGCCCATCTCTGAGTTATAGCAGGTCGAGGCAAAGTACTTGCCGTCATAGTCGGCATCTGTGTTGTCGAGGTTACCGTCAACCATGACCTGGAACGCCACTTCCATTTTCTCGGCATCAATGACGTTGAACAGCGAGCGGTAGGTGCTGACATCTTCCAGGCTAGCTTTGCCGTCGTTGTTCATTGGGATCTCGAACTCGCCGTTACAGAAGATGTACTTGGTTTCCGGGACTTTCTGCACCCGTAGCCCATGGATCGCCTGAACGTTCGGAACGGTCATCATTTTGTCGGTTTTCATCACATCACAACGGATCCGGGCGACCCGGCTGTTGGCTTTGTCATTGATAAATACGTATTTGCCGTTGTAGCGGCCGTCGGTCATGCTCATATGCGGGTGGTGTGAATCGCCGACCAGCATATCGACACTGTCGCCTTTAATTCGCTTACTTTCGTTGGTGATCCCCCAGCCGGTGGCGCTACAGGTGTTAAATACCGGGATCCGCATCAATTCGCGCATGGAAGGCAGGCCCATAATGCGCACTTCTCCAGAGTGGCCGCCACTCCAGAAGCCGTAATACTCGTCCATTTCGCCCGGATGGACAAATGGGGAATTTTGCGCTTCCTTGGCTTTGGCCTGTGCCATCGACGCAAACATGGCTGCGGACATCGGGGCAACGGCTGCCCCCAGGCCGATCGCAGCCGTTTTGCCGAAGAATTTACGCCGTGATTCGTTTTGCGGGGCGTCCGGGGTCGCGTTCAGATCGTTGCTTTTGTTGTCACTCATGGGTGGTTCTCCATACCGTTCACATCGACACAATTGTGTTCTGGAATCGTTGTTATTGGGGCTGCGCAATATCGCGCTGTGTTGTTATTCGGTGACGCTGATCGGGATGTCTTGTGAAGTATCCCGGCGTTTCTTGCGCGCCAGCTTTTTCAGTGGCGGGCATTTGGTTTCGTTGTAGTAGGTGATCTGGCAATCCAGGCAGTAATGGCATTCGCGCATGTTGATGGTGCCATCCGGGTGAATGGCCTGGATCTCGCATTCTTTCGCACAGGTTTTACAAGGCTGGCCGCATTCAGGGCGGCGCTTGAGCCAGCTGAACAGCCGGGCACCGCTCGATACCGACAGGGCCGCGCCGAGCGGGCAAAGATAGCGGCAGAAGGTTTTGCGCTGGAACAGATTGAGCACCAGCAGGAATCCTGCCCAGGCGATAAACGGCCATTCGCGATCGAATTTGAGTAAAAAGGTGGTCTTAAAAGGTTCGACTTCAGCGAACTGCTCGGCCAGGGCCAGGGAGTCCAGCGACAGGCCGAACAAGCCCAGCAAAATGAGGTATTTGATCGCCCACAGGCGCTCATGGATTGCAAACGGCAGCTCATATTGCGGGATCTTCACATAGCGCGCGGCGACATTGATCAGCTCCTGCAGCGCGCCGAAGGGACAGAGCCAACCGCAATAGACGGCGCGGCCCCATAGCAGCAGGATCACCGCGGCGGCGCTCCAGAGGGTGAAAATGATCGGGTCAAGCAGGAACAGATCCCAGGAGAACTCTGACATCAGGGCATGCAAAAAGGTAAAGACGTTGACGATGGAGAGCTGTCCGCCCCATGACCAGCCGATGAAGACCACGGTGATCACTAAAAATACATGACGCAGGTTGTGCATGAATTTGGGGTGGCGTACCAGCAGATCCTGGAAAAAGAGGATCAGCAGCAGTGTCAGCAGCAATGTCGCCAGGATGATGACTTCCAGTTGGCGTTCTTGCCACACTTGCTCGGTGAGCGACAATTCTGGTTCGGGAACAATCGCCGGTGGGGTATCAACGTAGCGATCCGGGATGTCGTAATTAGCGCGGAAGCTGGAAAAAATACTGTCGATCGGCCCGGTCTGGCGGCGCACCAGCAGCTCCAATTGCCAGTCCGCACCGGGATCAAAATCATGATGGGCCTGAATGCGAAAGACAGACATCTCCTGAAACGCAGGCGCACCCGGAATATAGAGATCCGTGATGCGGTGATGGTCGAGATCGCGAAAGTCGATTTCCCCTTCGTGCTGGTGGATCTGGATCCGGTCGAAGATGCCGCCGCGGACATAGCCGGAGCCTTTGAATGAATAACCGTTGCCCAGCACAACCACCAGGTGTTCGTCTGGCTTGAGGGTCGACATCAGCCATTGGTAATCAGCCTCGCCAAACAGGTTCCGGCCAATGGTCGGAACATCGGCCAGCGCGTAATACAACTCGGCAAACATTGTCTGCTCCTCTCCGGTCAGTGCCGTGTCGACCTGCTCGGCTTCGGTGCCGATAAAGGCCTGATCCACGGTTTCTCGGGTCAGAAAGAGTTTGCGGATCGAGCCGTCCCCGGTGAGCTGCTGCCAGGTGGCTGGGGCAAACTGATCCTGAATCACGGTTGAGGGCGGCTGAATGATGCCTTGTTCGGTTGCAATGATCCCCAGCGATTGCGCAGCTTTGGTGGCCGCCTTGGTCAGCGCGGCATTCATCACTTTGACCGTGACGGTCGCGCCGGACAGGCCATCGATAGCGACGTAGCCTGGCTCTGTGTTGCCGCCCACTTTGATCCGGTCTGATACGGACAGACCCAGGTACTGCTCGGCAAAGGTGGTCAGTTTGTGCTCCGGGATCCCGGCCAGAATAATCGGCTCATGATGTTCCAGCACCTGGGCGTTCAGGTATTGCCCTTGCGGGTCGATGACAACCAGCATGTTGACCGGCTCGCCGGAGTAGGCTGGGATCGGGGTGATATCGTTGGTCTCAAAGGCGTAGCCAAGGAGTGCTTGCGCTTGATAAATCTCGCGGATCAGCGGCTCACCGGCTTTGTCAGTGATCCGGGTTGCCTGTGGAAAGGTCGCTTTGATCAACGGCAGCGGATCCTTCGGCGGGCTGACAAACAGGGCGCTGGCCGGAGAGATCCCGCCAATCCAAAGAAAAGCTGCAAGGATGAGCTGTATTGCGGTCGCGCTGACTCGATTGAACCTGGACACCATTCACTCCCTGACCAAGATCGGCCCTGATGACTTTTAAGTTGTATTCTATTTGCAACTTTATGGTCGGATATGATTGAGATCAATTTAGTTACAACTGGTTACATATCTCGGCTCAAACTGAGAGATTGGTAGATAAACGCATGGCCGACATGGCCGACATGGCCGGGGGAGCGGAAATGGGTCGGGAATTCGCGCGCGGACAAAAAACCGCCTTCGAGAAGGCGGCTGTTGGGGATGGGTTGTATCTGGGATGCGTTGTATTGGGCCTGTCGGCTTAAACGACCTGCTGAGGCTGCATCACCATTTTTTCCTTGTTCTGGAAGTGATGGCAGTACAGGCCCATGAAATCTTCCCGGATCAGCTGCTCAATTTCCGCGGCACGGTTGGTCGGGCAAAACAGCATAAAATGCACCAGTTGTTCGCCGGTATCGGTGTTGGTGATATGAATGTGCGCCTCAGCGCCCGGTAAGTCGACCCCGGCGTGCCGTTCAATCACATGGTTATACCGCTTGGCCACTTCGGCAAAATCTTCGCAATGCTCGTCGATTTTCGCCAGCATGATCGGCACCAGGGGAAACAGATTCACCGTTTCGCGGATCGTGATTGAAAAATGATGATACACATAGCGCTTCATAAAGTTCAGGTTCTTCACCGGGATGCTGAAAAACATGCTGTTCGGCAGGGTGACGGTCTTCCCGGTATAGTGATAGTTGCCGTGATGGATATCGACTTCCTGGATCACGGTGGCCATCAGGTTGTGCTCGATCACTTCGCCACACAGCGAGCCGACTTCAATCCAGTCGCCAATTTGGAATGAACGTGAGCTGGCGCGCTGGATCGAACCGGTAAAGCAAAGAATAATTTCTTTCGACGCCACCACCACCGCCACGGCGATGGCGGTCAGCGACAGGGCAAACTTGCTGATCTCCGACTGCCAGAGGATGAACATCAACAGCAGCAGCACCGTAAACGTGCCGTTTTTGGTGCGCGAAATCCATTTACGCTGATCATCGCTGAGGAAATTATCGTCCCCTCGGATCTGCGAGATCGTCAGGCGTCTCAGCAGCAGCATGATGCTGAATAACAGGACGCTGAACAGTAGTTTATGCTGCAGCAGGTAGTCGGCGATTAAATTAAAATATTCCACAATCATGTTCAGTTACTTTCGGATTTGTTCGCCCTTAGCCGGGGCAGGTGAGACAGGGACAGCAGCGAAGCCATTCTGATGTCATTCTCGACATAAAGGCTGAAAATTCTCCATGATGTTCGGTAGGAAGTAAATATCGTTGGAAAGATTATTTTCAGCAGTCGCGATGATACCGGATCTTTGTTGCATGTGTCTGAATTTCCTGTCCTATACTCCATAAATAGTCGGCTGGGCGACCTGCTGATGTCGCGGTGCCTGGACAGGTTTGGGACAAATTGTACGCACTTGTTGCCGGCGAAAGATGCATTTATTGGACGGACCCGGCAAAAGTTGGGTCGGATGCCACGCTTTATTGATGTTGCATATGGTTGATGATGTCCAGGATATGGCAACCTACCCCTTTTGCCCGGCAGGTAGTTGCGGGCAAACTCTTTGGCCTGGCGACCTGTTGTCGGGCAAATTATGATAAACCGTGTGGAAGTGAACCGCAGGGACACCTGCGTGAAAGAAGGACTCAATGTGATCCGTTTCATTCAATTAATCGTCGCCTTGTCGCTCCTGGCTGGCGTCGGCTATTTCATCTTGCAGGGGGCACCGCACCCCGATGAGCATGAGCCGAAATATAAATTCCTGGTCTCGAAATACCGGTCCGAAACAGAAGAGCACCGGAACCTGTATCTTCACCACGCCAGTTTGCAGGATATCCCGATGCCGGTCGGGAGCTGGGAGGCTTTTGCGGGACCGGGGCGTCACTTTCTGTTGAAGGTGAATGAAAAAGGTGGTTTTGTGTTGTCGATTAACCCCAACGCGAATGATGACTCGGAAGGGGCGATCACCGGGATCCTGAAAATCACCGGTCAGGCGTTTAAAGCCCACCATGTGGTCG harbors:
- a CDS encoding mechanosensitive ion channel family protein; the encoded protein is MEYFNLIADYLLQHKLLFSVLLFSIMLLLRRLTISQIRGDDNFLSDDQRKWISRTKNGTFTVLLLLMFILWQSEISKFALSLTAIAVAVVVASKEIILCFTGSIQRASSRSFQIGDWIEVGSLCGEVIEHNLMATVIQEVDIHHGNYHYTGKTVTLPNSMFFSIPVKNLNFMKRYVYHHFSITIRETVNLFPLVPIMLAKIDEHCEDFAEVAKRYNHVIERHAGVDLPGAEAHIHITNTDTGEQLVHFMLFCPTNRAAEIEQLIREDFMGLYCHHFQNKEKMVMQPQQVV
- the nosR gene encoding transcriptional regulator NosR — encoded protein: MVSRFNRVSATAIQLILAAFLWIGGISPASALFVSPPKDPLPLIKATFPQATRITDKAGEPLIREIYQAQALLGYAFETNDITPIPAYSGEPVNMLVVIDPQGQYLNAQVLEHHEPIILAGIPEHKLTTFAEQYLGLSVSDRIKVGGNTEPGYVAIDGLSGATVTVKVMNAALTKAATKAAQSLGIIATEQGIIQPPSTVIQDQFAPATWQQLTGDGSIRKLFLTRETVDQAFIGTEAEQVDTALTGEEQTMFAELYYALADVPTIGRNLFGEADYQWLMSTLKPDEHLVVVLGNGYSFKGSGYVRGGIFDRIQIHQHEGEIDFRDLDHHRITDLYIPGAPAFQEMSVFRIQAHHDFDPGADWQLELLVRRQTGPIDSIFSSFRANYDIPDRYVDTPPAIVPEPELSLTEQVWQERQLEVIILATLLLTLLLILFFQDLLVRHPKFMHNLRHVFLVITVVFIGWSWGGQLSIVNVFTFLHALMSEFSWDLFLLDPIIFTLWSAAAVILLLWGRAVYCGWLCPFGALQELINVAARYVKIPQYELPFAIHERLWAIKYLILLGLFGLSLDSLALAEQFAEVEPFKTTFLLKFDREWPFIAWAGFLLVLNLFQRKTFCRYLCPLGAALSVSSGARLFSWLKRRPECGQPCKTCAKECEIQAIHPDGTINMRECHYCLDCQITYYNETKCPPLKKLARKKRRDTSQDIPISVTE
- a CDS encoding ABC transporter permease, translating into MNALFAVALKEFQDGLRNRWLLSITFIFAVLAIGLSYYGSAASGQLGVASLSTTIASLSSLAVFLIPLIALLLSYDSFVGEQESGTLLLLMTYPLSHRQLLLGKFFGQGTIIGLATSLGFGSAAMLMAWQTGASEVLPAFGLFILSAILLGLCFIAIAYVISLSVSEKSKAAGIALLLWFFFVLVFDLALLALLIGVEEGLSQSFLVQLMWFNPADLFRLINLAALDTGDVNGVVAVALEQSQSLAQLFLIMLGWVLAPLALAALIFHHKKL
- a CDS encoding ABC transporter ATP-binding protein, with amino-acid sequence MTATKPIISLSETGKQYQQLDALQAINLALNPGEVLGLFGHNGAGKTTMMKIILGVIPASSGEVRIFGVDPQSKQAWQSRRQIGYLPENVSFYDHLTGLEILTYFARLKQVSQQEVPALLAQVGLTHALNRKVKHYSKGMRQRLGLAQAFLGNPKLLLLDEPTVGLDPIATQDFYQRVDQLKSNGTSVILCSHVLPGVEQHIDRAMILAGGRQKAIGTLVQLREKANLPATIRIPELAPLLSSHPELSQWQTGPEQLQVPEKQKLAVIRRLLDDPLLPDISIEPANLEQLYQYYLNTDNAQCQGAVAPSALQPDAAGRPLTPPEVASS
- a CDS encoding nitrous oxide reductase family maturation protein NosD, with amino-acid sequence MIKSIISLLILLCLQPVALAETIRVSVEDNLQQVLDTAADGDVITLAAGEYTGNFVIRRAVKLQGTPGARINAGGKGHALLLQNERIRIEGLDIHNWGRDLTAQNAGIYADKHASHLVIRNNRLKGDGFGIWIQGGQHIKVEGNEVIGNPKLRSPDRGNGIQLSRVQHADVSNNIVSHTRDGLYIIASQQSVLKNNTMHDLRYGIHYMYSHSNRVQDNLAFRTRAGYALMSSRKLTVIGNETRDSEDYGFLMNFITYSEISHNRISNVWTKPEHKVNGRDGKGLFVYNSGYNTLSFNTIDTTEIGIHLTAGSENVKVFGNTFLNNPVQVKYVSNRKQEWSQNGTGNFWSNYLGWDLNNDGRGDTPFEPNDGIDKLVWQYPEAKVLLDSPAILMLRWVQKQFPVLKPAGVKDSFPLMLPMTGSAEESATSAARTSSTSGQSAYVGGIQ
- a CDS encoding magnesium transporter, coding for MQENELQSAVSELLASDLDPTTQQAVIEQFEQEKSPTELALLLESLPQEDRLETWKQISDAIKATVLVEMRLDASKTIIDSLDEPSLLALFTGIDADTLLELQDNLPDHLLEEVIQRMDEEQQQRFSTAQQFSDDEVGHWCDHQPLVVPAKTKIKVVQRLVRRMMPAHSNAIFLVDQRGNWEGAVRFNKLIGADPLLRVSELAEPEFPTLNAKEDVYIAANKVASSAESALPVISDGGMLIGRLDIGSAYELQAERAESQIMATAGLDEDEDLFSSVRKSAKNRAIWLGINLLTAFLASWFIGLFEATLQQVVALAVLMPIVASMGGIAGSQTLTLIVRGLALGQISRANLKPLLSKEMKVGALNGVLWAIIIGLVAGFWFDSLMLGGVIGMAIIANIISAALAGVFVPVLLDKLKIDPALSGSVILTTVTDIIGFVAFLGLGTLLLL
- the nosZ gene encoding TAT-dependent nitrous-oxide reductase, with product MSDNKSNDLNATPDAPQNESRRKFFGKTAAIGLGAAVAPMSAAMFASMAQAKAKEAQNSPFVHPGEMDEYYGFWSGGHSGEVRIMGLPSMRELMRIPVFNTCSATGWGITNESKRIKGDSVDMLVGDSHHPHMSMTDGRYNGKYVFINDKANSRVARIRCDVMKTDKMMTVPNVQAIHGLRVQKVPETKYIFCNGEFEIPMNNDGKASLEDVSTYRSLFNVIDAEKMEVAFQVMVDGNLDNTDADYDGKYFASTCYNSEMGMNLGEMITAERDHVVIFNLPRCEAALKAGKYKTYNGNDIPVLDGRKGSELTRYVPVPKSPHGLNTSPSGKYFVANGKLSPTVSVIGIDKLDDLFDDKIQPRDAIVAEPELGLGPLHTAFDNRGNAYTTLFLDSQIAKWNVEDAIKAYNGEKVNYLRQKLDVHYQPGHNHTSQGETRDADGKWLISLCKFSKDRFLPVGPLRPENDQLIDISGDDMKLVHDGPTFAEPHDCMIVHRSVVKPKKLWTRDDPMFAETLAMAEKDGVDVMTQNKVIRDGNKVRVYMTSVAPNFGLTEFKVKLGDEVTMVVTNLDMVEDVTHGFCMTNHGVQMEIGPQATASVTFIASKPGVQWYYCNWFCHALHMEMRGRMLVEA
- a CDS encoding nitrous oxide reductase accessory protein NosL is translated as MRTFFSLQSLFSLQSLAIALLLSLGVACSDQNTEQQAKVRQAAAIEQADECHLCGMIISRFPGPKGESYSKSTESVSKFCSTRDLFSFILQPENQRQVKEIYVHDMSKTPWQKPEDEYFIDAREAWYVIGSEKKGAMGKTLASFSREADANRFRDEFGGKVYRFDEISIEML